In the Wyeomyia smithii strain HCP4-BCI-WySm-NY-G18 chromosome 2, ASM2978416v1, whole genome shotgun sequence genome, one interval contains:
- the LOC129721190 gene encoding odorant receptor 45a-like has translation MVQYVTDVATTRELQIIEESIKIDQYLATAFLSSTITTASLFVVAAFGRGLYNSIFNESSHWPLPLSLSFPFDTSHPVVFVILFIWSSAAMYMVAFASVSSDAAFAGIASNLAAHFQCIKLRFVDRSFSNEDESLKKLIKYHASTLHLSQKLMASFRVIIFQNLLVASVLLCALGFQLVMFLGSSIMFIYLAFVSAIVIQITFFAYFGSLLYHESTSIADAIYCSNWYEASPKTRRILLQCIMRAQLPVNTKAGFMVASLPTMRAILSSAGSYVALLLSFT, from the exons ATGGTGCAATATGTGACTGATGTTG CTACAACACGTGAGCTTCAGATAATCGAAGAAAGTATTAAAATTGACCAGTATCTGGCCACAGCTTTCCTGTCATCAACAATAACAACCGCTTCATTATTTGTCGTTGCCGCCTTTGGAAGAGGATTATATAATTCGATATTCAACGAAAGTTCCCATTGGCCACTTCCGCTGTCGCTAAG TTTTCCGTTTGACACGAGCCATCCAGTCGTATTCGTTATCCTGTTTATATGGTCGAGTGCTGCGATGTACATGGTTGCATTTGCTAGCGTGTCGAGTGATGCAGCGTTTGCTGGAATAGCCTCTAATCTGGCAGCTCACTTTCAGTGCATAAAACTCAGATTTGTAGACCGAAGTTTTTCCAATGAAGACGagtctttaaaaaaattgataaaatatcaTGCATCAACACTGCATTTGTCACAAAAGCTAATGGCTTCATTTCGAGTGATAATTTTCCAGAACCTGTTGGTTGCTTCTGTACTGTTATGTGCATTGGGCTTCCAGTTGGTAATGTTTCTTGGTTCTTCAATCATGTTCATATATCTTGCATTCGTTTCTGCTATTGTAATTCAAATTACATTTTTCGCATATTTTGGGTCATTATTGTATCACGAG AGTACTTCAATTGCTGACGCTATCTACTGCAGTAATTGGTATGAAGCTTCACCTAAAACCAGACGGATATTATTACAATGTATCATGCGAGCTCAGCTTCCAGTTAATACGAAAGCCGGATTCATGGTTGCTTCGTTGCCAACAATGAGAGCA ATATTGAGCTCAGCTGGATCCTATGTGGCACTTCTTCTGTCATTCACATGA